GAGGGAAGCCAGCCGCTCGCGCTGCTCGTTGGCGGTGCGCTCGAGGTGGGCGATCTCCTTGCCCAGGGCCTCGTGCCGCTCGGCGTCGGCGGCGTTCTTCACCCGCAGGCGCGTGACCTCGGACTGCTCCTCGGTGAGGTGGGCCTCGGCCTCGTCGCGGGCGCGGCCGAGCTCCTCGACCTTCCGCTCGCGGTCGGTCTGCTCGTGCTCGGTGGTGGAGAGGCGCTCGTGGGTGCGCTTCACCTCCTGGTCGATCTCCTTGAGCGTGGCCTTGAGGGACTCGGACTCGTGGGTGGCCAGGCTCAGGCGCTCGGTGAGGCGCTCCAGCTCGTCGGTCAGGCGGTGCTGCTCCTTCTCCTGGCTGACGATCTCGATCTGCTCGCTGTGGCTGCTCTTGGAGAGGTCGCGGACGGCCTCCTCCAGGCTGCGCTGGTGGTTCACCAGGCGGTCGCGCTCGGCCTTGTTGCGCTCGAGGTCGGCCGTGAGGTTGCTGATCGCGGAGGCGAGCTCGGCGGTCTCCCGGCGCAGCTCGAGGAGGTGCATGCCGGTCTTCTCGGACTCGCCGCCGAGGATGACGCCCTCGCCGGTGAGGACGGTGCCGTCCCGGGTCACCAGGCGCAGGCCGGGCTTGAGCTCGGGCCAGAGGGCGAAGGCCTCCTCCAGGCTGTCCACCAGGACGATGCCCGCCATGAGGTGATCGACGATCTCCTCGAAGCCCGGCTCGACCTTCACGGCCTCCCGGGCCGGGCCGATGATGCCGGGCTTGCCCAGCAGCGAGCTGGGATCCGCGTCGGTGTGGGGCCGCAGGTCGTCCATCGGGACGAAGCCGCCGCGGCCGCCGGTGCGGTCCTTGAGGAAGTTGACCAGGGTCAGGCCGGCCTCGCGGGAGCGCACCAGGATGTGCTGTAGGCGGTCGCCGAGGGCGGCCTCGAGGGCGACCTCGAACTCGGGCTGGGACTGGATGACGTCGGCCAGCAGCCCGGCGACGGCGTCCTCGGCCAGGCCCTCGGCCTCGTCGCGGTGGAGCATGACGGTCTGCACCGCCGGCTCGTAGCCCTCGTAGCTCTGCTGGATGGCGACGATGGACTCGTGCCGCGCCCGCTTGTCGGCGAGCACGTCCCGCAGGGAGCCCAGCTCGGCCTCGAGGCTGGCGATCTTCCCCCGCACGAGGTCCAGCTCGACGCTGGTGGCCTGGCGCCGGTCCTCCAGCTGCAGCTGCAGCTGGCGGGTGCCCTCGAGCTTCTCGCCCAGGGCGCTCTGGTGGACCTGCAGCTCCTCGATGCGGGCGCGAGAGGTCTCGCGCTCCTCGCGGGCCCGCTCCTGCCGGGCCTCGAGGTCCGCGCGCTGCTTGGCCAGGCCCTCGAGGTGGGTCTTGCCCTGGGAGAGGAGGCGGACGGCCTCGAGGGCGGCGGTCCGCTGGGTCTCCAGCCGCTCGGTCAGCCCGGCCAGCTCCTCCCGGTGACGGGTGGTCTGCTGCTGCCGGCCGTCGAGGACCTCCTTGTCGGCGGTGAGGACGGCCTCGAGCTCGCCCCGCTCGGCGGCCAGCTCCTCGAGCTTGGCCTTCAGCTCGGTGAGGCGCTCCTCGAGGTGGGCGATCTCCTCGCGGCTCTCCACCGCGCGGGTGCCCAGGCTCTCCTTCTCGCGCTCGAGGTTCTGGAGCCGCTCCTCGTGGAGGCGGACGTCACCCTCGGCGCGGGCGGCCTGCTCCTGCAGGGCCGCGAGGCGGGCCTCGTCCGCGGTCATGGCCTCGCGGGCCTCGGCGAGGGCAGCCTGGGAGGTGTGGATCTGCTCGGCGTCGTCGTCCAGGTGGAGGTGGGCGGTCTGCTCCTGCAGGCGCAGGGCCTCGCGCTCCGCGCGGACCTCCAGCCAGCGGTGGGAGGTGAGGTGCACCTCGATGTCGCGCAGCTCGGCCTTGTAGGCCTTGTAGCGCTCGGCCTTCTTGGCCTGACGGTTCAGGCTGTTGAGCCGGCTGCCCAGCTCGGCGACGAGGTCGCCGACCCGCAGCAGGTTCTGCTGGGTGGCCTCCATCTTCCGCTCGGCGGCCTTGCGCTTGGCCTTGAAGCGGGTGATGCCGGCGGCCTCCTCGATGATGGCGCGGCGGTCGTCGGGCTTCGCCGAGACGATGAGGCCGATGCGGCCCTGCTCGATGATCGAGTAGGCCTTGGTGCCCATGCCGGTGCCGAGGAAGAGCTCGGTGATGTCGAGGAGCCGGCAGGGCTGCTTGTTGATCAGGTACTCGGACTCGCCGGTGCGGAAGAGGCGCCGGGTGATGGCGATCTCCGCGAAGCTCCGGTAGCGGGTGGGGACCTCTTCGGGGGTGTCGTTCTTGAAGGTGAGGGTGACCTCGGCCATGCCCGCCGGGGGCCGGGCCTGGGAGCCGTTGAAGATGACGTCGGCCATGTTGCCGCCGCGCAGGTGCTTGGCGCTCTGCTCACCGAGGACCCACCGGATGGCGTCCACGATGTTGGACTTCCCGCAGCCGTTGGGGCCGACGACCCCGGTGACCCCGTCGTCGAAGCGCAGGACGGTCCGGTCCATGAAGGACTTGAAGCCGATGATCTCGAGGCGCTTTAGCCGCATTCGCAGGTATCTCCGCTGGTCCCTACTGCCGCCGGACCCCCGGGGGAGCCCCGGTGACCGACAAAAATAGCTTCTCCGAGCCGGATCCGTGAAAGGCGCAACACTTTTGGTCCGGGTCTTCCGCATCGAGGTGCGGTAAAAAACGGAACCTATTCGATCAGGTCGGACCTGATCCATCGAAAAGTGACGTGACCCTACATGACAATACCTGCCAGATCCGGGCCTGAGAAGGCCGGGCGGCCCCGGCTGCGTTCGCTAAGGCGCGAGATTCGCGAGACTCTCGCGCTCTCGGCGCCGGTGGCGGCCACCCAGCTCGGGATGATGGCCATGGGGCTGGTGGACATCGTCATGGTGGGGCCCCTGGGCACCGAGTCCCTGGCGGCGGTCAGCGTGGGCAACTCGGTCTTCTTCGCCCTGCTCATCCTCTGCCTGGGCGTGGTGCAGGCCCTCGATCCCCTGGTGGCCCAGGCCGTCGGGGCGAGGGACCGGGAGGCCGCCGGCCGCCACCTCTGGCAGGGGGCCTGGCTGGCCGTCTTCCTGGGCATCCCCCTGACCCTGCTCTTCATCGACTGCACCTGGATGTTCCGGCTGCTGGCCCAGGAGGAGGCGGTGAGCGTGCTGGCCGGCGACTACCTGGCCGGCCGGGCCTACTCCATCCTCCCCTTCCTGGTCTTCGCCGCCGGGCGCAGCTTCCTCAACGGCCTGGGGGACACCCGGCCGGTGATGTGGGTCGCCCTGGGGGCCAACGCGGTGAACGCCGCGGCCGACTGGGTGCTGATCTACGGCAACCTCGGCGCGCCCCGCCTGGGGGTGATGGGCGCCGGATTGGCGACCTCGATCGTCCGGGTCTGCATGCTCGCCGCGGTCTTCGTCCTCCTCGCCCGGCCCCACTACGCCGCCCTCCGGGGCCGGCCGGCCTGGCCCCACCTCGGGCACCTGCGGCGGATCGCCAACGTGGGGCTGCCCATCGGCGGCCAGCTCTTCCTGGAGGTCGGCCTCTTCGCCACCATGAGCATCTTCTCGGGCTGGCTGGGGGCCCGGGCCCAGGCCGCCCACCAGATCGCCCTCTCCCTGGCCTCCTTCTCCTTCATGGCCCCCCTGGGGCTCTCGATGGGGGCGACCGTGCGGGTGGGGCACGCGGTGGGGGCCGGCCGCCTCGACGCCGCCGAGCGGGCCGGGAAGGTCGCCATCGCGCTGGGCGCGGCGATCATGGGGACCGGGGCCGTCTTCTTCCTGCTCTTCCCCCGGGCCCTCTCCTCGATCTTCTCCCCCGAGCCCGAGGTGCTGGCGACCTCGGCGGTGCTGGTGGCCATCGCCGGCATCTTCCAGGTCTCGGACGGGGTGCAGGTGGTGGCCACCGGCTGCCTGCGGGGGGCGGGCGACACCCGCACCCCCTTCTGGGCCAACGCCCTCTCCCACTGGGCGCTGGGGGTCCCCCTGGCCTGGCTGCTGGCCTTCCCCGGCGAGATGGGGGTGCGCGGGCTCTGGTGGGGGATCACCGCCTCCCTCACCGGGGTGGCGGTGGTGGAGACCATCCTCTTTCTCAGGGGGGGATGGCGGAGCCTGGCCCGCCTCGAGGCCGGCCCGAGTTGACGCGGGGCGGCGTGGGGTCCTAGCTAGCTCCATGGCAGCTCCCCTCTGGATCTCCGTCGACATCGAGTCCACCGGGCCCGCGCCCGGCGTCTTCTCGATGATCTCCTTGGGCGCCTGGGTGGTGGGCAAGGACCGCCAGCAGGAGGGGACGACCTTCTATGCCGAGCTCGAGCCCATCTCCGAGAAGTACCAGGAGGCGGCGCTGAAGGTGGCCGCGCCGGGCAAGACCCACGCCCAGCTCTACACCGACGGAGAGGATCCCCAGATGGTGATGATCCGCTTCGTGGACTGGGTGAAGGATCAGGCGAGGCGCTACGGCGGCAGCCCCACCTTCGTCGCCCACAACGCGCCCTTCGACTGGATGTTCGTCACCTGGTACCTCTGGCGCTACGTCGAGGAGAACCCCTTCGGCTGGGCGGCCGTGGACACCCGGGCCCTCTTCTTCGGGATGAGCGACGCGGGCTGGAGCAAGACCCGCCTCGAGCAGATCAAACAGCGCTTCCCCCTCGACCGGATGCACAAGCACCACGCCCTCGAGGACGCGATCGAGCAGGGCGAGCTCTTCCTGAAGCTCCTCGAGGCCCGCCGGCCGCTGCCCGGCTAGGCACGGGGCCGGGGAGCGGCAAGGTGGGGCAGGGGTGGGGGATGCACCCGCTCTTTCGGCTTCCGTGCCGATTGGGTAGCTTCGCGCCTCCCATAGAACCCCCACCTCCGGAGAGGCGCCATGCTCCCACGCGCGATTTCTCTTCTCGTCCTCCTTCCCTTCCTCCTCCTCCCCGCCTGCCAGACCACGGTCAGCACCCCGGCCGGCGGTGGCGGCGGCGACGCCGTCGCGAAGAAGGCACACGACTGCAGCCAGCACGCCGAGGGCGAGGAGGGCTGCGGGGGTGACTGCGGCGCCAAGGCCGAGGCCAAGGAGGGCGAGGGCCACGACTGCAGCGCCGGCGCCGGAAACAAGATCGAGCACCCCGATGTCGAGAAGGAGGTCGTCGACGGGACGACCGTGCTGAAGGCCGGCGTCCCGCTGGGCAGCACCGCCGGCGCCACGGAGGTCACCGTCCAGGCCCTCCTCGACGAGCCCGAGAAGTTCGCGGGCAAGGTGGTGAAGGTCACCGGTGACGTCTCGGCGATGTGCCACCACAAGCGGGGCTGGTTCGCCCTGGTGGCGCCGGACAAGAGCGGCCGCAACCTCCGCGTGCTCACCGCCCCGAGCTTCCTGGTCCCCGAGGGTGTCATCGGCATGAACGCTTCCACCGAGGGCGTGGTCGAGCTGATCGAGATCCCCGAGGAGGCGGCCCGCCACTACGCCAAGGAGCACAAGCTCGGCGATCCGATGGAGATCGTCGGCCCGCAGAAGCAGGCCGTGATCCGCGCCGCCGGCGCCGCCTTCCGCCAGGCCTGATCCCGCCCGCCTCGATGTCCGACGCCAAGGCGAAGCGCCGGCCCGGCAAGGGCTGGCGACGGTGGCTCTACGACCTGCACCGCGACGCGGGCTTCCTCGTCGCGGGGCTGGTCTTCGTCTACGTGGTCAGCGGCATCGCCGTGAACCACCGCGAGCACTGGGACTTCAACTCGGTCATCGAGGAGAGGACCGAGCCCCTGGCCTCCCCGGCCGAGCTCCTGGGGCTGGCAGACGATCCCCGCGAGCCGGGCGTGCTTGCCCGGGACGAGGAGGCGGCCCTGGTCGCCGCGATCGGGAAGCGGCTGCGCCGCAGCCAGGTCCCCTTCAAACAGATGTGGCGCGGGCCGGACCGGCTCTCCCTCCTCTACGGCGTGGGCGGGAAGGACGTCGTCGACTACTTCCCCTCCACCGGAGAGGTCGAGCACCAGAAGCGCAGGGACCGCTTCCTCTTCCGGGCCTTGAACTACCTCCACCTCAACGAGGGGCGGGGCGCGTGGACCTGGCTGGCCGACGTCTTCGCCCTGCTCCTCTTCTTCCTGGCCGCCTCGGGCCTGGTGATGGTGAAGGCGCGGCGGGGCTGGCGCAGCCGGGCGGGCGTGCTCCTGGCCCTGGGCATCGTGCTGCCCTTCGTGGCGCTGGCGTTGATGCGATGAGCGCGAGGGGCGTGGACAGAGGGCCAGGCCCCCAGCCTATGCTGGGGCGTGCCCAGCCCTCCCGAAGACCCTCCGAGCGCGGCCGGCGCCTCGCCGGTGGTCGCTGCCCTCTCCTTCGCCGCGATCCTCGGCATCGCGGTGGTCGACTGGTGGGTGACCCAGGGGCTCTCCTTCTCGATCTTCTACCTGGTCCCGGTCTCGCTCCTGGCCTGGCGCGGCTCACTCACCCTCGGCCTCGTCGGCGCCGTCGTCGCGAGCTTCTTCTGGTTCGTGGCCGACTACAACAGCACCGTCTACGTCCACGCCTCGATCGGCGTCTGGAACGGCTTCGTCCGGCTCTCGATCTTCGTCGCCGCGGCGGTGGTCCTCGATCGGCACCGCAAGTCCCTCGGCCGGGAGCGGGCCCTGGCGCGCATCGACGGCCTGACCGGCTGCCGGACCTCCCGGGCCTTCTACGGCCACCTGGAGCTGGAGCTCGCCCGGAGCCAGCGCAGCGGCGAGCCCCTCACCGTCGCCTTCATCGACCTGGATCACTTCAAGAACGTGAACGATCGCCTGGGCCACCCGGCGGGGGACCGGGTGCTGGCCAGCGTCGGCGAGCGGCTGCGCGCGGAGGTGCGCCCCACCGACATCGTCGGGCG
This genomic stretch from Deltaproteobacteria bacterium harbors:
- the smc gene encoding chromosome segregation protein SMC gives rise to the protein MRLKRLEIIGFKSFMDRTVLRFDDGVTGVVGPNGCGKSNIVDAIRWVLGEQSAKHLRGGNMADVIFNGSQARPPAGMAEVTLTFKNDTPEEVPTRYRSFAEIAITRRLFRTGESEYLINKQPCRLLDITELFLGTGMGTKAYSIIEQGRIGLIVSAKPDDRRAIIEEAAGITRFKAKRKAAERKMEATQQNLLRVGDLVAELGSRLNSLNRQAKKAERYKAYKAELRDIEVHLTSHRWLEVRAEREALRLQEQTAHLHLDDDAEQIHTSQAALAEAREAMTADEARLAALQEQAARAEGDVRLHEERLQNLEREKESLGTRAVESREEIAHLEERLTELKAKLEELAAERGELEAVLTADKEVLDGRQQQTTRHREELAGLTERLETQRTAALEAVRLLSQGKTHLEGLAKQRADLEARQERAREERETSRARIEELQVHQSALGEKLEGTRQLQLQLEDRRQATSVELDLVRGKIASLEAELGSLRDVLADKRARHESIVAIQQSYEGYEPAVQTVMLHRDEAEGLAEDAVAGLLADVIQSQPEFEVALEAALGDRLQHILVRSREAGLTLVNFLKDRTGGRGGFVPMDDLRPHTDADPSSLLGKPGIIGPAREAVKVEPGFEEIVDHLMAGIVLVDSLEEAFALWPELKPGLRLVTRDGTVLTGEGVILGGESEKTGMHLLELRRETAELASAISNLTADLERNKAERDRLVNHQRSLEEAVRDLSKSSHSEQIEIVSQEKEQHRLTDELERLTERLSLATHESESLKATLKEIDQEVKRTHERLSTTEHEQTDRERKVEELGRARDEAEAHLTEEQSEVTRLRVKNAADAERHEALGKEIAHLERTANEQRERLASLQGWLGGSAERAEKILEGMNEARVAAARAREEGQSLRQGLEQGRAELARSIEVLKEREAALEQLREGREARSTEYQDLQMAGREHEIELRNLAERLRERHDLSVGEALHLWHHHRMPDETDAEQAAALRSKIEKMGEVNLTALSEFEEISERHTFLSAQKADLDASLERLAKAITKINRTSKRRFVETFEAVNVRFQKIFPRMFNGGKAGLVLLDPSDPLRSGVDIHAQPPGKKLQSVTLLSGGEKALTAISLIFAIFLVRPTPFCLLDEVDAPLDDHNVGRYNQTVAEMAQRSQFVLITHNKVTMEITDTLYGITMEEPGVSKLVSVNLKAAEAATATAAA
- a CDS encoding MATE family efflux transporter; protein product: MAATQLGMMAMGLVDIVMVGPLGTESLAAVSVGNSVFFALLILCLGVVQALDPLVAQAVGARDREAAGRHLWQGAWLAVFLGIPLTLLFIDCTWMFRLLAQEEAVSVLAGDYLAGRAYSILPFLVFAAGRSFLNGLGDTRPVMWVALGANAVNAAADWVLIYGNLGAPRLGVMGAGLATSIVRVCMLAAVFVLLARPHYAALRGRPAWPHLGHLRRIANVGLPIGGQLFLEVGLFATMSIFSGWLGARAQAAHQIALSLASFSFMAPLGLSMGATVRVGHAVGAGRLDAAERAGKVAIALGAAIMGTGAVFFLLFPRALSSIFSPEPEVLATSAVLVAIAGIFQVSDGVQVVATGCLRGAGDTRTPFWANALSHWALGVPLAWLLAFPGEMGVRGLWWGITASLTGVAVVETILFLRGGWRSLARLEAGPS
- a CDS encoding 3'-5' exonuclease, which produces MAAPLWISVDIESTGPAPGVFSMISLGAWVVGKDRQQEGTTFYAELEPISEKYQEAALKVAAPGKTHAQLYTDGEDPQMVMIRFVDWVKDQARRYGGSPTFVAHNAPFDWMFVTWYLWRYVEENPFGWAAVDTRALFFGMSDAGWSKTRLEQIKQRFPLDRMHKHHALEDAIEQGELFLKLLEARRPLPG
- a CDS encoding DUF4920 domain-containing protein, yielding MLPRAISLLVLLPFLLLPACQTTVSTPAGGGGGDAVAKKAHDCSQHAEGEEGCGGDCGAKAEAKEGEGHDCSAGAGNKIEHPDVEKEVVDGTTVLKAGVPLGSTAGATEVTVQALLDEPEKFAGKVVKVTGDVSAMCHHKRGWFALVAPDKSGRNLRVLTAPSFLVPEGVIGMNASTEGVVELIEIPEEAARHYAKEHKLGDPMEIVGPQKQAVIRAAGAAFRQA
- a CDS encoding PepSY-associated TM helix domain-containing protein, with the protein product MSDAKAKRRPGKGWRRWLYDLHRDAGFLVAGLVFVYVVSGIAVNHREHWDFNSVIEERTEPLASPAELLGLADDPREPGVLARDEEAALVAAIGKRLRRSQVPFKQMWRGPDRLSLLYGVGGKDVVDYFPSTGEVEHQKRRDRFLFRALNYLHLNEGRGAWTWLADVFALLLFFLAASGLVMVKARRGWRSRAGVLLALGIVLPFVALALMR
- a CDS encoding GGDEF domain-containing protein produces the protein MPSPPEDPPSAAGASPVVAALSFAAILGIAVVDWWVTQGLSFSIFYLVPVSLLAWRGSLTLGLVGAVVASFFWFVADYNSTVYVHASIGVWNGFVRLSIFVAAAVVLDRHRKSLGRERALARIDGLTGCRTSRAFYGHLELELARSQRSGEPLTVAFIDLDHFKNVNDRLGHPAGDRVLASVGERLRAEVRPTDIVGRLGGDEFGLVLPGLGEAAAKDALGRLLAAVTTVLDGIDPLAGEVGASFGAITCQAPDIEARGLLQAADDLMYRAKRAGGARLHLELWPPPPSPPSLPSQ